In the Topomyia yanbarensis strain Yona2022 chromosome 3, ASM3024719v1, whole genome shotgun sequence genome, one interval contains:
- the LOC131694011 gene encoding probable serine/threonine-protein kinase nek3, producing MLKSAILIILAVVSINCIPIEVSTGKSVLDRPSPINPEVVSDPKPKETSESPLGWPRSTILHGESNVAQTPTTGTKLISELGQSKPITSPEPKAKRQTDQLSTAFVKPALKRDQQTTSTTNSPKRLSTTTTEPVSLKTPIVHASGSKSKRSADDTTQTTSTTQQASTRAPIISSSNDDNDNSGPHFIRPVPVEQILKNIHEGARTHPPSPTVLHHDENKTEATTVTGETTENNNHHNIYHKASTKKQESAEDEKEDENDDSSEEKKIH from the exons ATGCTTAAGTCA GCAATCCTAATTATTTTGGCAGTAGTTAGCATAAACTGCATTCCAATTGAAGTATCAACTGGCAAATCCGTACTCGATCGACCCTCTCCTATAAATCCGGAGGTTGTCAGTGATCCCAAACCAAAAGAAACCTCGGAAAGTCCTCTAGGGTGGCCGAGATCAACAATACTTCATGGAGAGAGTAACGTAGCACAAACACCTACCACGGGTACAAAACTCATTAGTGAATTAGGTCAATCCAAACCAATCACTTCACCAGAACCGAAGGCCAAACGCCAAACAGATCAATTGAGTACTGCATTCGTGAAACCAGCATTGAAACGAGACCAACAAACTACTTCAACAACAAACAGTCCTAAACGTCTAAGTACAACTACGACCGAGCCGGTTTCTCTCAAGACACCGATTGTTCACGCGTCTGGATCGAAGAGCAAGCGAAGCGCTGACGATACAACCCAAACAACTTCAACCACTCAACAAGCCAGCACGCGAGCACCAATCATTAGCAGTAGCAATGATGACAATGATAACAGTGGCCCACACTTCATACGACCAGTACCAGTGGAACAGATTCTGAAAAATATTCACGAGGGTGCTCGAACCCACCCACCGTCTCCAACTGTTTTGCATCACGACGAAAACAAAACTGAAGCGACAACCGTAACGGGCGAGACTACGGAAAACAATAACCATCACAACATATATCACAAAGCGTCAACCAAAAAGCAGGAATCTGCAGAAGATGAGAAGGAGGACGAGAACGACGACTCATCGGAGGAAAAGAAAATTCATTGA